A region of the Mus caroli chromosome 7, CAROLI_EIJ_v1.1, whole genome shotgun sequence genome:
TAATAGATACTTTAAGTTCAAGGGTCATATGGTCTCTGTAACTACCATTTGGTAAGAACAGTTGGTCCACCCTGGTGGTTGGCGTAAGCCTATAAACAATCCTAGCTCCTGGGAGTGAGAGGTTGGAGTAAGAAGGCTGAAAGTTTGAGTCATAaagtgagttcaagcccagcctgaccAATCTAAAAGATTCTATGTCAAAGTAAGATTAAAAACATAAGctctgaagccgggcgtggtggcgcacgcctttaatcccagcactcgggaggcagaggcaggcggatttctgagttcgaggccaacctggtctacaaagtgagttccaggacagccagggctacacagagaaaccctgtctcgaaaaaacaaacaaacaaacaaaacataagctCTTACTTAAGATGACTAAAGACAGCAGTGTGACAGCTCTGTAAATGGCTCCGGGCCTGACTTCTGAGCCTCACTTCTGTCCATCCTTCTGAGATATGGACATAGCATCAGTTCTAGGTCAATGTGTGTCTTTCTAATTCCTAACTTCAGGTGTTTGGGCCAGGGGTGGTGACCCTTCTCCAAGccacaggaaagaagagaaaggctaGCTCTACAAAGCAAAGTTTTCAACATCCTAGAAGATAAGGATCTTTTCTTTgagtggaggggtgtgtgtgtgtgtgtgtgtgtgtgtgtgtgtgtgtgtgtgtgtgagtttgttttAAGCTTCAGTCTTGGTGAAGAAGAAGGGACTATTGTTGATATAGCCCAtaatgggggggggcggggcgggggggagagagagagagagagagagagagagagagagagagagagagagattaggatATACATGTAAAACCTGCTTGGGCATCATAATGAGTCCCTGAGTAAAAAACAAAGGGTTAGGAGAGAATGAGGGAGCAAGATAGAGAAAGATAAAACCACAGATGTCCTGAGATGCTGGGTAAGGGGCCAGAATGAGAACAGAGCAATAAGAATGAGGGAGTAGAGGGCGTCTCTACATGTATACATACCTGCCTTTCCACACAGGCAACTCAAAACCCCAAGCAGGTTGTCAGCTGAAAGGGCCCCAGAGAGACAGCTTCTAGCTTCTTTTTTTGAATGAAAACTCTGGAACCCAGAGAACTAACACATACCCAAATCATACTTGCAGCCCATGGGCACCAGGACTGAGGGAGCTGCCTGGGGTCAGGCTCTGAGGGTAGAACCTTGATCTCTTGTCTGTCCTATCTGTGTTTCCAGCTGGATTCAAACCGTTCTTGTTTGAGGAACTGTTACTGGGCCCTGCTGTCTTCAAGCAATGCTGTTCTACCAACTAACTAGACGTCTCTTTTATTGCCTTGGTACAGGATATACTGCAGGGACACCATACAAGGTCCCACCGACCCAGAGTAATACTGCTCCACCCCCCTACTCCCCATCACCCAATCCCTATCAGACGGCCATGTATCCAATCAGAAGTGCCTATCCCCAGCAGAATCTGTATGCCCAGGTAGGTACACCTGGAGGACCTCTTCTCCGGGAGCCTCCAGCCAGGATGGGGTGGCATGGGATGAGGAAGAAAAAACGGAGTTAATGGCCTGGCCAGCTATCACTGTAGTGTCACTGAAGCAATATTCCTGCAGGGCTGCCTGGGCTGCCTTACTTCCTAAAGGTGAAATGTCAAGTCCTTTAGGTTAACAGAGCCCCAAATGTCAGAGGGCCATTAGAAATCACCCAGCATAACTCTCTTGTTGGACAAGTGGGGAAGCTGAGATTGCAGTGGAGAAAGACTTGTCTAAGGTCACACAGTGAGTTATTGGCTGGGTAAGGCTATGCTATCACGTGTCTTGATCTGCCTACTTTTAATCTCACACCTTCCTTTCcttcataaaatatatgaacaaagtaggaaatatatatatatatatatatatatatatatatatatatatatatatatattctttgtgtgtgCTATAAGCCCTCTGTGACCTGAGGTGAGTCATTTTTTAGTGTGTCTTATTGGCCCCATTTAGATTTCTTCTGCTGGGGAATGTGTGTAACTGAGTAACTGATAGGAGGCAAGAACTGTATAAGGCTGCAGCATGGCCATGACACATTTTTCTGAAGTGACAATTCTACCTGAGGTATAAGTAGTAAGGAAAGTACCTTTTGAATTTAAAAACTAGCTATGCTGGGGCTGGCcatgtggctcagcaggtaagagcactaactgctcttccgaaggtcctgtgTTCAGACCCTGgaaaccacgtggtggctcacaaccacccgtaatgagatctgatgccctcttctggtgtgtctgaagacagctacagtgtacttatatataatagtatatataataataaatctttgggctggagcaagcaaggactgagtgagcagagtagaccagagcaagcagaggtcctaaattcaattcccaacaaccacatgaaggctcacaaccatctgtacagctacagtgtactcatatacataaaataaataaatctaaaaaataccaaaacaaaaaccatctagCTATgctgctaggcagtggtggcacacacctttattcccagcactccaggggcagaggcagactagtctctaagtttgaggccagcctggtctacaaagcaagttccaagacagccacaggacactacacagagaagccatgtCTGGAGGGGGAGGAAGTAGCTGTGTTGGTGCTGGGGAAATTgtacagtggttaagagtacttgctgttcttgtagagaaccCAGCACCGActtggcagcttacaaccatctgttactccagtttcAGTAgattcagtgtcctcttctggcctctgtgcaagtggtacacagacatatatgcaggcagaacacacattcacacacacatatatttaaacaacgaatataaagcattttttaaaagtagctaTGTTGTAGGATATACTACAAAACTGGGGCATGACAATGTGTGCTTCTAATGCCAGTATTgggaaggagttcaaggtcaccctcagctacgtagtgagttcagggccagtctgccTGGAAGATGAGTGAGTGAGTAAGTAAGTAATGGACAAAACAGGACCAACTTTTCTCAAGTATGGCATAGTAGCTTGACCCCTGCTCTCTAACCTCTAAGGTTACATACAGTGAGGCTCTTATTACTTATTATTAAGATCAGAGAATTTCAGGATTAATCTCAGATGCTGCTGTCTGCTCCCAGGGCTCAGCAGGCCCGTGAACTGTCTAGCCCAGGAGGCAGCCCTGTGACCTGGGAAGTGGGACATCACTTCAGACCACCGTCTCCATCCTCACTTTTGCTCTAAGAGGAACTAGGAAGAGACATTTTGGAAAATGCCACCAATAAAGACAGAATGAACATAAATGACAACATTTGCACCAGTGTATGAATGCTATTAATAATTCTTCCACCTGTATGGCAGTGCTCTGGTGTCTCCTTGCTGAGAAACTGACTGCATTCCTTACTGATACATTAGGGGCAAGGTAACATTTtggaatcatatttttaaataatttaaatgttagCGCTGGGGCTAAAGGAGAAAATCTCTTACTCAGCAGTTTATCTTACACAGCAACTCTAGGAGTGCAGCAAGATGGGGTGAAGAGAGCCTTACTTTTCCAACCAAGCTGAGCCGTAGCACTGAACTGACCTCGGTGCAGAATGAGACGTAGCAGAGCCCCAGCCTAGACCTGTGTCCCTAGGCCAGAGCTTCCCTTACCTGGTTGCCTAAAGCCTGGAAAAAGAAGCTCCCCACCCATCTCCTCTCATGCCTCCTACCCTTCCCAAGAAGCCATGTAACCtcagcctctcttcccagggaGCCTACTACACGCAGCCTGTGTATGCTGCCCAGCCCCATGTCATCCACCACACCACGGTTGTCCAGCCCAACAGCATTCCCTCTGCCATCTACCCAGCTCCTGTTGCTGCCCCCAGGACCAATGGTGTGGCcatgggcatggtggcaggcacCACCATGGCAATGTCAGCAGGTAAGGCAACATCCACCTAAGCGTCCTTTACTCTCTTTCAGGAATTCCTCACATGGAGAGCAGTCATGGAACTGGCTGCAGCCCAGCCGGAGAAATCCTGTGCCAGGCCAGGAGGCTTTCCAGGAAGGCCAGGAGGGATGGGCTAAAACTTAGAAATGTAGAGTCTAAATTATTCAGAGGGATAAGAAAGATTGCACACAAGATGGGCATATTGAGCAAGGCTTAGAGTATAGGTGAATGAAGGCAAGCAgagatgaagggaagggaagtgcAAGCAGAAGACTCAGTGTGGTCCAGtctcaggaaagaaagggttAAGGCATGTGGGAAATAGGGGGTGAGTGGAGAGGGCTATAGGAAGGGATTGTAGAAAGGCTTGAAGCCTTCAGGAGAGGGAACTAACAGCTTTCCCTAGGGAGAGATGGGGTTGGGATTGAACCTCTGGCTGTAGGCTGGatcaggagaaagggaggaatgtGGGCCTCCAGTAGCAGCAGAGGTCCAGCAAGGAGTACACAAGCTCTCTGTTATTAGCAGGGAGGAGCATAAGGGCCTTCTCCATAATTAGATGTAGGAGCTGAAAGCACTAGGAGTCCCTGATGACCCTTTCTGGTGATAAGTCCTTCCTCTAAGGAACCTTGGGGATGAAGGTGGAAAGTGTAGCCTTAGAAGCGTGGGCAGAAACATGGGCATTCCCATGAAGGGCATGAAGACTAGAGGCTGTGACTACCTTACAGAAACCCAAGTTTTGAAGAACCAACTGAGTTGCCATCTGAAGTGAGGAAGAGGGTACTGTGGTTGCTCAGTACAAAAGCAATCTGTTAGGTCCTTGCTCAGTGCCAGCCTATTGTTAGGGTCCTTAAGGCAGAACAGAGCCCTGCCCTTAAAACCTAGGTGAGTTTAGAAAGACGATAGAACCAGGAAAGCTAATAGTTACTACTCAGTGTGTATGCAAAGAAAAGGGAGGAGTCCTTAGAATAAAGACTCTGTTTTCCCTCACCCTAAGTGCTCACAGGCAGTCCAGGGTGACAGGGACAAGAACAGGAAGATCAGCCATGCAAAAGACTGCTTTCCCCCTCTCCATCCCTGTACCCAGATTACAGCCTCCTcaggttccctcttctctcttcacgCTCAGGTACCTTGCTGACCACACCCCAGCACACTGCAATTGGGGCACACCCTGTCTCCATGCCCACATACAGGGCCCAAGGAACCCCTGCGTACAGCTACGTGCCCCCGCACTGGTAAAGCCTGCAGCCCATCCAAGTGAGTAGGGTCAGGGGTAGGGGTGAAGGGGTGGGCGTGGGGAGACACGTGTAGGAACTGCCTCAGAAGACCTGGCGTGGGTTTGGTGTCACAGAAGCAGGCAACCATCATTACTTGTTACCTGCTCCAGGGTCTTTAGTGTCACTCTTAATAGCTACCTCTCTACAAATGTCACAGTTTTCATGTTAGTTCTCATCTTCGGCTCTGTGTTTTTAGGTAAACAGTTTAAAATCACTTGGCCAATTAAAATTGAGGTGGGGCTTTAACACTTGTCCTCTGCTGTTGAATTCTGGGTTCTTTATGAAGTCTTGTAAAGGTTCACCTCTTCAAATGGAGTCTTACCTAAATCACAAGCCAGCTCTGCTGATAGCCTAGTGCAGACCCTGGTGCCCGGATCCCTCTCTATCCTCAACAGCTCAACATACTTTCCAAGGACCGAGAGCCTGCTGCTCCCCTGGGAAGGCATGGAGGGCTCCATTTAGGGCTCCCAAGCTGTGGGTAGAGAGTCCAGTGATCTCGAGTCACCTGTAGGGTGTCACTCTCTTTAATGGTGTCCCTTTCTTCCGCAGATCTGGAGTCACATTGTATGCAACTACTCGAGTCTTACCGGTGCTGAGCAGTCTCCTAGCAGCACCACCTCTATTGCAAGAAGAGACAACGGAAGTGCAAGGGTCACTTTATGCATCTTtaatggttttgatttttatttttggtttttgtaaaAGCTGCTTTTTCTAATCTCCTAGGAGCCTCCCCTCGTGCCTCCCTCTTAGCCACACCCTTCTGCTCTAGCCCTTCTTCCTACCTAGCCAGGCCCagtcctctctgcttctcccctTCCCTAAGCATCCTGTCCCTGGGACCCCGGTCTAGTAGCAAGCAGAGAGTGAGGTTTATTGCGATGGTTCATCTAAAGGCTAGATTCGTTTGGAGAGCAGAACAAATGTGGCCCTCCGTGTGGAGTAGGGACTTGGAGCTGTCGAGAAGGCCACATCTCTGTCAGATTGTCATTTTCTGAAGCAGGATTAGTTCAAAAACAAAGATCTAAGAACCATCACAACAGACCAAGAACAAACCCACCTGGTTATGTAGGAATGTTAGCAGCTTCATGTCCCAGGCTCAGAACCTGGGAAAGCAGAGAGTTTGgggaagggtggagggagggaagacactGGGGAGGGAGGTAGTGTGAAGAAGGGCAGGAGGGTGCTTAGCTCTGGTTTGAAAGGTCTCCAGCCACACTGCTGGGCCTGGACCTTCTGATTTGCACAGTGATGTTAACTGACCTGGCACTTCCTTCAGAGATGCTTTGACCTCAGACCTGCCAAACAGCTGCATGTGCTGGGATACCAGCATCCAGAGGCTTCGCAGGCCAGGTGTATGCATAATCCCACACCCAGCCTGAGCCTTGAGGACCTCTCCTGAGGCGCTTCCTCCTGATGAGAGTAGGAACTGGTGGCATTTCTCTCCCTTGCCCTTCTGCCCTTCCCCATACCGGGCGCACACGTCTGTCTGTGGGGCTGGCAGGCAGGCCAAGCTCTTGGTTACCTTGTGCCATGTCACGGCCAAAGTGAAGGAACCACATTCCAGGTGGGAGCTGGCGGTTCTGAAGGTCAGGATAGTGAAGGAAAACAATAGCAATAATCATTTCATACTCATGGAACTGAAGGAACCTTAGCATCCAtcatctcaccagtcccctatctgacagatgaggaaactgaggcccagagaagcagaaaggactTCTCTGAACCTCACTGTAAATTAGCATTAAATGCAGCCGTCCTACTACTGGCATTTTACCTACAAAAATTCTGCTAGGGATGGATTGGCTTGACTTTGTAAGAATTAAGTCAGCAGTGCCCACATCTGGTGAGCTCTGTAATGACCTCTGGGCTTGTTTCTGCTATTTTCCCTCACGGACTCCAAAGGTGAGGACTAAGACTTAGGCAGAGGCCACATAGAGCAGGTGGCAGAAATAGAAATTACACTTGGAAAACCTATGAAGACATCTGGAATGTTCATCCTGAACCTGACTCCACTCCAGGAAAAGGAGTAGGTGGGCTGGCTGGAAGGAGAGGCTGTGTGCACTTAGGACAGAAGCTCTTTATCccaagaagagaggaagagtggGAGCCACCCAGAGAGGTGCACATGAATGAGGCCAAGCAGATACAGTCACATCTGGGACAAGAGGGACCCCAACCAGCCACCCTCCTGTGCACAGCTAGCAAAGCCGACATCTTCCCTGGGTGGAACAGGAATTCCTTACTGTGTAAAATTGGATCACTGGTAATATTTCAGacttgaattattttcattttaaattcattttaaacttGGACATCACCTTCCTATTTCCCAAGTCcccctaaaggaaaaaaaaggaaaccactGAGCTGGAATGACCTCAGAAACAGTCTGACTGTCCCCAGGGGGTCAGAGTTCTTCAGCATCTGTGGCAGAGAGCCAGAAGTTAAGGCTCCTACCTTCCTGGTCTTCCAGGAACTTCAGGACCAGGAaaactcagctgttctggggTGCTGACAaggtttcattttaaaacaaagttttccaGTGTTAATCTGATCTTATAACAcctctccctgtcctctgtgGTTTTGTAGAGGTGGATGAAGGTTGCTAGAGATCATGTCTAACATGTTAAAAAATGCCAAACTGATAATGGTGGTGGTAACTGGAGGTTACATTTGTCAGGTGCTTCATAAGTTTCAGAGCACTTCATGACCTTTAATATACTGACCCCGAGAACAAGCAACAGGGTCGGTTATTCCACTCACTTGACAAGTGATGCGATagattctaaggagaaatgaaatggCCCAAAGTGAGCTCACTGCTGGGATCCTGGCAGGCTACCTAGACTCCACGGTCTCCAGGTGACCTGGTGGCAGAGGAAAACACAGACCCAGGAGTGGCCTTTTCATGTTTGTTCTTTCTATACCAGTAAATAAAAGCTGTTTGCACCCCTCACTGTTCATGTGGGTTAGCCCTGACAGATGAAGGCATGGAGCCTGCTATTTAATTCATAGAGGTTCCAAGGCTCAGAAAAGTACAGGGACTTTCTGGTAAGGAAtcccctgctggctctgttctctCCAGGCCTGATCCAAACATAGGCTCATGTTCTGAAGCATCTATGCTCTGCACCTCATCTGGGATTCAAGATCAGAAAGGTCCCAAGGTGAAAACCAAGCATTGGCATGCTGTAGTCTAGAAGAACCAGACCCTTTAACTCTGTTTAGTAAGAGCACAAAAGCTGGCCTCACCCTTTCGTTTGACAGAGATCCACAAGTCTAGCCAAGCTTAGGGAGTCATAGCAAAGGGACTGAGCCCTAGGGCACAGGGTGGTGTGTGCCTCAGGTTATGTGAGCACAGCTTCTGGCACGGTGGCACGTAGTTGGCAGGAATACTCTAGGTATCATCTAAACAGTCTGGATGGCGCAGTGGTCAAGACAGATGAGGCCAGAGCTGGGAGGGTCCCCTCACCATAGGTTGAGGGGCGTGCACATGACCATGAGCTGCCACACTGGCATTACCATACACAGACACCTTGTCTACACCTTTTCCCCTCCCCAGTGCAGCGCTGAGGGAGAGGTGCCTCTGTTCACCAGTCTCCCTTATCACCAATTGTTCATCTTTATTCACCCTGGGccaggaagtctggaaactggaCTACTCACAGTGAGTGAAAGCCTGAGAGTCTCTTGTcatgcttaaaacaaaacaaaaaacaaacaaaagccctatttttcttcctataagATAAACCACGTTTTCCTTCTTGTTATCCCAGCAATGCCCTAAAGTGCACCCCGTTCCCTGAATATTCATCAGGGACACACATCAATCTGTCCAGACCTCTTTTTGTAAAATACTTTGACTTTGATTGCCAAAACCTCTAAAGATGGAGGCAGGGTATGCATCGTGATGCTATGAAGGGGTCACAGGCTTGCCAAAGGACACATAGCTCATGAGTGAGAGAGCCAAGATTTAAACTCTTCTGATCCTCTACTGTTGCTGCCTCCTACTGGATCTCGAGTGTAAGCTTGCTTGAAGAAAGAAGGGGTTACTTGCTACCCCACACAGAAGCGTTTATGAAGACTTGGGGAGCTCCGGTCCATCAGCCGAGCAGATTTTTTAGAATTTCTACTTTGGACCAAGACCTATAATGGGCCCTGGAGACCCAGAGATAGATAGATCCAGCTGGTAGTACAGATAGGAATTTGCCACAAAAAACCTAACTCAGAACACTGAAGGTGACAACTGCCTAGTACTGAAGACAATTGAGGACAGTATCATCCATCTTTCAACAAAGAGTCTTGCTTCTGGAAAGCCTACACAATCTGGCCATCTGGCTCCTGTCCAGATCCAACAAAGTACTTTAACGGGGCATGGTCTAAGCCTGGACTACTGAAAGCATGTCTGGACTGGAGTACAAGGTTTATTTGAGAACCAGAGACTAACTTGTGTCCCATGTATCCCAGTGCTTTCTGGCCACCAGGACAGTTCTAAGTTTGAGACCTAGCAGTGTTTCTTTGGAAGACTTGATGCTCTGTTCTAAATAGCTTTCAGAAATGAGTCATGGAGAACATACAAGTAGCACAGATCCTTGGTCACCGAGTTCTGGCATCTGTATTGTGCAGACATGACACATCAGATAAGGCATTGGCTGAACCAGACTTAGTTCCCTGCGTATCAGATATCTTGCCCCTGCTATGGGCTCTGGTCTTCACGGCGTTCTGGCAGAATCAGTCATCATCCCATGTGTGACTCATGTTCAGTGAGCTCTGCCTTTCCATCTTGAGTTAACTATATCACTGCTGAGTGTGTGGCCCCAAGTATCTTGTCAAGCTAGGGAGACTAGAGAAGGGCAGCCTGGGTTGGAGTGGACAAAGGAGAGCAAATCAGAGGAAGCATCTTGGCTAGGTTTACTGGTCAGACAACACCTGAGCCTCTAGACAGACTTCTGTTGGCATGCTAGGCTGGCAGCAAGGTTTGTCCTTTTCCTACCCCTGTTCGCTctcctagggggaaaaaaagaaaaaaagttttgtgAAATTTGGCATTAATAAGGTTCCAGGACTCAGCTTTCAAAATTCCCAGTAGGCCAGCTTCAATATTCCATGGCCAAACTCGCCTGACCTAGACTTGGGTCCCACTCCCTCAGTTTCTCCTGTGGGTATTTCCTAATTTATATACTGTTAATGCCAGCCAGAAGGCCAGCTAAGAATATAGGAGTTGAAACTGGTGGCCACAGAGTTAAAGAGGGACACAGAAGACAAAACAGCACTTGCTTTAGTTACCCTGGCTGCTGCTCTCAGTAGCCCTTAGGTAGCCCTGCGGTGGCAGTGTGTCCCTTTATCCATTCCAGCCTGAGGGATAATTTTCTTTCCCAAGAGAACAGATTTAAACAGCTTTACAGATAGCAGCAGCCCACAGGAATCTGCTTTGGGCTTGACCCTAGCATCCTCTGTCCTAGACCCCAGCTCAGCCATCCTCCTCATGCATGAAAAGTCAGACTAAATGAAGAATAGGACTGGCCCAGAGACCTCAGGTCAGCCAGATCAACTGGATCTGTCTTGTGAACCAAGCTCCTTACAAGGTGATGCAAGGCTAGGCCTCCTGCACCTTGGAGTTGTCTTTTATCTTTGAAGGCCCAGGGCCTGTCCCCTTCCTGTCTTCAAGGCATCTGTACCCCTCTTTCATATCACATGACAGAGAAGCTTGTTCTCATGGCATGGACCATCCCTGTGAAGAGAGCGTTGTgtatgatttttgtattttttaattcattttaaccTACAGGTTggaatctaatttttaaattttattggaactcacattttaaaacaaataaaaaacatttaaaaataataataattataataataaacctTTGACCAGTGTCTTCCAAGTAGTTTGATCAAATAATTTATAGGTGTTTTCAAAATACAGCCTGGAGTGTAAAGATTGGAAAGCCCTGTGGCCACGCTTGTGTGTATGAAGTGTACATCTGGCTTTGTTGTTTTGGATTcctttgggttttgctttgttttgaagatCAGATAGTGATCACTCTGAATGGTTGAAGCCAAGAGTTTGTAACTATGATATTTACTGTAAGCTGTAGAACATTCAACAACTATTAAAAGaaagtttccaaaaaaaaaaaaaaaaaccaacaaaaaacaaaacgtgGTTCTTGGGTGAGGGAGGCACAGACCTCCTCCAGCCAGTGAGTCCTTGCGCTGCTCCTCCCCCAGGGAATTCTAAGCTGCTTTTTAACCTGTTGTGAGTATACACCTGGAACCCCAGTACTTTGGAGGCTGGAGTAACTCAAAGGCTGAGGATATACCCAATGATTAGAGCACAAAGGGCcagggtttgagtcccagaacccatagTGGTTCACAACAGTCCATAACTCAGGGGATGCCGTGCTGCCTTCTGGTCTTTGGAAACACCattcatacacatttatacatgaGTGCACGTATGAtctcagaaaagaaatcaagCATTGCAGTGTTCCATGTCCTCTCTGGCCTGGGATGGGGTGCAGTGGATGGGAGCTGTGGAGTGGCAGGTTCAGCACCTGGGTCATAATACGATGGAGAACCAGGGAAGCTGTTAAAGGCCTGGCCTCTATTGAGGCtgaggtatagctcagtggtatatGTGTGCGGCAGGGACCCCCCCCAgcaccaaaagaaagaaaaagggggaagcagcaacaaaaccctGCGGTTTCTTGAGTGGCTGTAGATGGCTTGCTGCTCACCTCTGCCTGTTGACCTTTGAGGTCTTTATACCTTGCTGCAGGGGAAGCTCTGCTATTTGTCCCATGTGGGAGGTAAGGGCCTTGGCTAAGGTAAAGTTGGAATTTATCCTTGGTCTGGTTCCAGAATGCAGGCCCATCTCAGAGGAGGTGGCTTCTTAAGAGACAGGATCTCCTCTCCTCAGAGCAGTGAGGGAGTGTCAGGAAATCAAGAGGAGCTTAGTGGCTTATTACAGGACTTACTACAAATCCACAGGGCCTCATACAAGCCTGTCATTAaggactctttttcttcttcttcttcttcccctctcctgtaCACTTGGAGACACTGGGACACTCTCCTATCCCTTCAGGGTGACCCACTGCTAATGCTGCCAAGGCTTTGTCTGAGTTACCTTTCTTTTGTGAAggcaccataaccaagacaacttagAGAAGAGTTTATTCGGGATTCAAGTTTCAGAGGATAGGTCCATACTACTGAGACAGAGAATGTGCACACGGGAGCTACATGGAAATGgcatgttgttgttttgtttgttttggatttttgttttgtttttcctctttcttttcaaaactgggtttctctgtgtagccctggctgtcctggaacttgctttgtggaccaggttggcctcaaactcagaaatacaactgcctctctgcttcctgaatgctaacattaaggtgtgcaccacgatGCCCTGTGAGGCAtatgcttttgaaacctcaaagcctgctccccatcccccaaacaaggcacacctcctgatccttctcaaacagttgcAGCACCTGGGGACTAAGCATCCAAATGAATGAGCCTTATGGGGATAACTCtcatcaaaccaccacacacttcTTGGGCATCCAACTACTTTTCCAGGGTGCGGCCCTCACAGTTCATGTTGTATCACACACCCGCATCATATCTTTGATGTTGGGAGGTTAATGACACAAGAAGCAAATGAACCAAGCCATTCTCTCAGCAAGCAGGAGCAGGGTAGAGAAGTGCTTGTAGTGAGAGAGGTCTCCTAACCAGCCTGGAAGCCCGAACATGGTGTCTCCACCCTGCGGATATCTGAATGTGTCTCTAATCTAGCTTTCCCAGAGAATGGCTGGGGTGCCACCTCCTACCTCACTCTCCAGGACACACTCTTATCTTCACGTGCCACCCAATTGGCTGTTATCCAAATCCTAAGTACTAAGTGGGGTCCATGAGTTGGTTGGCTGAAGGGATAGGCAAATTAGAGTAGCCAAACCCTGAGATACATGAAGTAAATGGATGCCAAGTGCGCTGCATCCTGCAGCCATAGGGATCGTTTCCTTGGAtacacaggagaccctgtctaCTCCCAGTTCACAAAAGTCCCAGAGTATCCTGTACCCAAAGGATGTGGGGAGAAGCAGGGATATGTGGGCTTTTAAAATGTCTGCCCATCTGTTAACAGtggctttttttcttccctcctttcctgtcaCTGCTAGGCCAGCTACCTACCTTGGTTTCTGCCCAGAAGATTTCTGTCCTCAGTGAAGCCACCTGGTCCCCTCTTCCAGGCTAGGCTTCTACTACTAGCTCCAGTAAACAGTGTACCACACACTGACAAAACCCTAACTTAAGGTCCCACTGGCCATGGCAACTTTGGTATGGGATGGTGTCTCCTGATTTACCTGGTATTGGTCCAGCTCTCACCACATCCCTTAGGAAACTCACAAAGACCCTGTCCATTCCCTAGGGCATGACAGCC
Encoded here:
- the Fam168a gene encoding protein FAM168A isoform X2, which encodes MDSMVACFPETQLKEKKTKGTVKKECAEFQFLHSAYATLLMKQAWPQNSSSCGTEGTFHLPVDTGTENRTYQASSAAFRYTAGTPYKVPPTQSNTAPPPYSPSPNPYQTAMYPIRSAYPQQNLYAQGAYYTQPVYAAQPHVIHHTTVVQPNSIPSAIYPAPVAAPRTNGVAMGMVAGTTMAMSAGTLLTTPQHTAIGAHPVSMPTYRAQGTPAYSYVPPHW
- the Fam168a gene encoding protein FAM168A isoform X1; this encodes MNPVYSPVQPGAPYGNPKNMAYTGYPTAYPAAAPAYNPSLYPTNSPSYAPATLLMKQAWPQNSSSCGTEGTFHLPVDTGTENRTYQASSAAFRYTAGTPYKVPPTQSNTAPPPYSPSPNPYQTAMYPIRSAYPQQNLYAQGAYYTQPVYAAQPHVIHHTTVVQPNSIPSAIYPAPVAAPRTNGVAMGMVAGTTMAMSAGTLLTTPQHTAIGAHPVSMPTYRAQGTPAYSYVPPHW
- the Fam168a gene encoding protein FAM168A isoform X3, with amino-acid sequence MNPVYSPVQPGAPYGNPKNMAYTGYPTAYPAAAPAYNPSLYPTNSPSYAPEFQFLHSAYATLLMKQAWPQNSSSCGTEGTFHLPVDTGTENRTYQASSAAFRYTAGTPYKVPPTQSNTAPPPYSPSPNPYQTAMYPIRSAYPQQNLYAQGAYYTQPVYAAQPHVIHHTTVVQPNSIPSAIYPAPVAAPRTNGVAMGMVAGTTMAMSAGTLLTTPQHTAIGAHPVSMPTYRAQGTPAYSYVPPHW